One genomic region from Verrucomicrobiota bacterium encodes:
- a CDS encoding phosphoribosylglycinamide formyltransferase, giving the protein MKNPLVLGVLGSGKGSNFRAIMERIRAGRLNAQVSLVISDVPEAGILAAAHEFRVPALYVPPGRFRTKLEPEIEAVVVQRLQGAGVELVVLAGFMRLVKAPLLRAFPRRIINVHPSLLPKYPGLEAWKQALAAGETLAGCTVHYVDEGMDTGEIIAQRQVPVLPGDTPGSLHARIQAAEHGLLPDVIAGLAAER; this is encoded by the coding sequence ATGAAAAATCCGCTGGTTTTAGGCGTCCTGGGTTCCGGCAAGGGCTCTAACTTTCGCGCCATCATGGAGCGGATCCGGGCCGGCCGGTTAAATGCGCAGGTCAGCCTTGTGATCTCCGATGTCCCGGAGGCCGGCATTCTTGCGGCAGCCCATGAATTTCGGGTGCCGGCCCTGTACGTGCCGCCGGGCAGATTCCGGACCAAACTCGAACCGGAAATTGAGGCCGTCGTGGTGCAACGGTTGCAGGGAGCCGGGGTCGAACTCGTCGTTCTCGCCGGCTTCATGCGCCTGGTTAAAGCACCCTTGCTGCGTGCCTTTCCCCGCCGGATCATCAACGTCCATCCTTCGTTGCTGCCGAAGTATCCGGGGTTGGAAGCCTGGAAGCAGGCCCTGGCCGCTGGTGAGACGTTAGCCGGTTGCACGGTTCACTACGTCGACGAGGGCATGGATACCGGAGAGATCATCGCTCAGCGGCAGGTCCCCGTGCTTCCCGGAGACACGCCGGGCAGCCTGCACGCCCGGATTCAAGCCGCGGAGCACGGCCTGTTGCCGGACGTCATCGCCGGCCTGGCCGCCGAACGTTAG
- the rfaE2 gene encoding D-glycero-beta-D-manno-heptose 1-phosphate adenylyltransferase, which translates to MRAAHAGKTLVFTNGCFDLLHVGHVRYLQAARRQGDVLVVGLNGDGSVRQLKGPKRPLNPEAARAEVLAALSAVDHVVIFDEPRVTSLLAEVRPDIYVKGGDYTLETLNREEVAVVQRLGARVELIPMVPGVSTTGILQKMSGG; encoded by the coding sequence ATTCGCGCGGCGCACGCCGGCAAAACGCTTGTCTTCACCAATGGCTGCTTCGACCTGCTTCACGTCGGGCACGTTCGATACCTGCAGGCCGCCCGCCGGCAAGGCGACGTTCTGGTGGTTGGACTTAATGGTGATGGCTCCGTCCGCCAGCTCAAAGGTCCGAAGCGCCCGCTGAATCCGGAGGCGGCCCGGGCGGAAGTGCTGGCGGCGCTCAGCGCAGTCGATCACGTGGTGATTTTCGACGAACCCAGGGTCACATCCTTGTTGGCCGAGGTACGCCCGGATATTTACGTTAAAGGGGGTGATTACACCCTGGAGACGCTGAATCGTGAAGAGGTGGCCGTCGTTCAGCGTCTCGGTGCGCGCGTCGAACTCATCCCGATGGTGCCCGGTGTTTCCACCACGGGCATCCTGCAGAAAATGAGCGGGGGATGA
- a CDS encoding aminopeptidase, whose amino-acid sequence MTDPRFDALAEVLTGFSTSLQPDEHVLIEAFDVPPEIVIALIRRARKRGAIPHVQLQSNRIRRELLLEARSEQYQALADYELKRMENVDAYIALRGSHNITEESDVPTERLLLAAKLLKPVLDRRVNQTKWVVLRWPTPSMAQMAEMSTEAFEDFYFQVCTLDYQRMQPGMKALKALMEQTDEVRIRGAGTDLRFSIKGIPSITCGGLHNIPDGEVFTAPVRDSVEGTLQYNTPSVYQGTAFDGVKLTFKAGKIVEATSNQAKKLNAILDSDDGARYIGEFALGFNPYILYPMRDILFDEKISGSFHFTPGQAYERADNGNRSQVHWDLVCIQRPEFGGGEIWFDDTLVRKDGRFVVPGPDALNPEHLTGNA is encoded by the coding sequence ATGACCGATCCACGATTCGATGCTCTCGCCGAAGTTCTGACCGGGTTTTCGACGTCGCTGCAACCAGACGAGCACGTTTTGATTGAGGCATTCGACGTGCCGCCCGAAATCGTGATCGCGCTGATTCGGCGGGCCCGAAAACGGGGAGCCATCCCCCACGTCCAACTCCAGAGCAACCGGATCCGGCGTGAACTCCTGCTCGAGGCTCGATCCGAACAGTACCAGGCGCTGGCGGACTACGAGTTGAAACGGATGGAAAACGTGGACGCCTACATCGCCCTGCGCGGCAGCCATAACATTACGGAGGAATCGGACGTGCCGACCGAGCGGCTGCTGCTCGCCGCCAAACTCCTGAAGCCGGTGCTTGACCGGAGGGTTAACCAGACAAAGTGGGTGGTCCTGCGCTGGCCGACGCCTTCGATGGCGCAGATGGCGGAAATGAGCACCGAGGCATTCGAAGACTTCTATTTCCAGGTCTGCACCCTGGATTATCAGCGCATGCAGCCGGGAATGAAGGCGCTGAAGGCTCTGATGGAGCAAACCGATGAGGTCAGGATCCGGGGCGCCGGCACGGACCTTCGGTTCAGCATCAAAGGCATTCCGAGCATTACCTGCGGCGGACTGCACAACATTCCGGACGGCGAAGTTTTCACGGCGCCGGTCAGGGATTCCGTCGAAGGGACGCTGCAGTACAATACGCCTTCGGTTTACCAGGGCACAGCTTTCGACGGGGTGAAGCTCACGTTCAAGGCAGGTAAAATCGTCGAGGCGACTTCGAACCAGGCCAAGAAACTGAACGCCATCCTCGATTCGGATGATGGTGCGCGCTACATCGGTGAGTTCGCCCTGGGGTTCAACCCGTACATCCTGTATCCGATGCGCGACATCCTGTTCGACGAAAAGATTTCCGGATCCTTCCATTTCACGCCCGGCCAGGCTTACGAGCGGGCCGACAACGGGAACCGCAGTCAGGTGCATTGGGACCTGGTCTGCATCCAACGGCCGGAGTTCGGCGGCGGCGAAATCTGGTTCGACGATACGCTGGTGCGCAAGGATGGGCGGTTCGTCGTCCCTGGACCGGATGCGCTGAATCCGGAGCACTTAACGGGTAACGCCTAG